TCCACGCCGGCCTTGCCCATCTCCTGCGCGGCAAAGTTGCGCACCTCGTCGTCGAAGCCGCGCAGGATCTGCTCGCCGCGGTACAACTGCACCACCTCGCTGCCCATGCCGCGGAAGATGCTGGCGAACTCGCTGGCGATGTAACCGCCGCCGACCACCGCCAGGCGGCGCGGAAAGCGCGGCAGGTCGAAGATGTCGTCCGAGGTGATGACCAGCTCGCGCCCGGGCAGCTCGGGCACCCAGGGCGCGCCGCCCGTGGCCAGCACGATGGTGGCGGCGCTGTGGTGCGTGACGCGCCCGTCGGCATGCTGCACCTGCACGGTGTGCGCATCCACCAGCCGTGCATGGCCCTGCATGCGCTCGACCCCGGCGCTGGTCATCAGGTTTTCGTAGATGGCGTTGAGCTGGCCTATGGAGCGGGCGCGGTTGGCCTTGAGCAGCTCCCAGTCCAGCACCGGCTCGCCCGGCAGGCTCCAGCCGTAGCCGCGCGCATCGGCAAAGCCTTCGGCGTATTCGGCCGCGTAGCTGTAGAGCTTCTTGGGAATGCAGCCCACGTTCACGCAGGTGCCGCCCATGCGCCCCGATTCCGCCAGCGCCACGCGCACCCCGCGCTGCCCGGCAAAGCGCGCGGCGCGCACCCCGCCCGAGCCGCCGCCCACCACGAAAAGATCAAAGTCGAAACCCGCCATGCCTGTGCTTCCCCGCCGCTGTCCAGGCCCCCAGTGTATGCAGCCGCGCAAGACCGTACGTGCGGGCCGGCCACGCCCGCAGGCCGTGCGGTTTTGCCCCCGGCGCTACTCTTGCGCCAGAATGCCCCGCTGTGCCGAACCGCGGCGCGCCCGCACCACCCTCAGGAGTACCCCATGACCGCCATGCGAGCCCTTTTGACACTGCTGCTGCTTGCGCTGGGCAGCAGCCTCGCCCTTGCCCAGGACATCAAGCTCAAGCCCGGCCTGTGGGAGGTGCAGGGCAGCATGAAGACCAGCAGCGGCCGCCTGGAAGCCGCGATGGCGCAGATGCAGGCGGAACTGGCCAAGATGCCGCCCGAGCAGCGCCGCCAGATGGAGCAGATGATGCGCGCCAACGGCATGGGCGCGGGCGGCAACGCGATGAACCACACGGTCAAGATCTGCATGACGCAAAAGGACGTGGATCTGGACCAGATCAAGTCCAGCGACGACTGCACGCACAAGGTCAGGCGCAGCGGCCCCAAGACGCTGCAGATGAGCTTTCAGTGCACCGGCTCGGACGGCAGCGGCCCGAGCTCGGGCGAAGGCACGGTGAACCTGGACAGCCCCACCGCCTACCGCGGCCAGTACAAGATGCGCACCACCGCCGACGGGCAGCCCGAGCAGATGGACTTCAGCCAGCAGGGCAAGTGGCTGTCGGCCGACTGCGGCAAGGTCAAGCCCCTGGGCCAGCAGTAGGCGCTGGCGCGCCCAGGCCATGGCCGCAGCGCCGCCCGCAGCCCGAAGCACCCGAGGCGCCAGGAGCGCCTGGCACTTTCCGGGCAGCTACTGGTTCCCGCTGGCGGCGCTGTACGGCGCCATCGTGCTGCCCTGGTCGGTGCTGGGCCAGATCGGTCTGCTGCCCGCTCCGGCGGCGCTGCGCACCGGGCTGGGGCATGCGCACGAGATGCTCTTCGGCTTCGCGCTGGCGGTGGTGGCGGGCTACACGCTCAAGCCCGGCACCATGGGGCGCAGCGCCCTGCTGCTGCTGGCCTGGGCGCTGGCGCGCCTGGCCTTCGTGCTGGCCCCGGCCAGCCGCGTGGCCTTCGGCCTGAACGGCTTGTTCGTTGCCGGGCTGGCGCTGCTGGTGGCGCCCACCTACCTCAGGGCCAGCAAGTGGAGCAACCGCTCGGTGGCGCTGGTCATCGGCGCACTGGCGCTCGCACTGCTGGCCTTTCACCTGGCGGGCCAGGCGGGCGGGCGCCACAGCGCGGTGCTGGTGGCGGTGCTGCTGCTGAGCACACTGATGTTCTTCATGGGCGGGCGCATTCTGGCTCCGGCGGTGGCCGGCCACGTGCGCACCCGGCGCGCGCCGCTGGTGCACGTGGTGCAGCCGGCGCTGGAGCTGGCCGTGCTGTGCCTGCTGGGCGCCGCCGTGCTGCTGGCGGCTGGCGGCATCGCCTGGGGCATGCGCCTGGCGGGTGCGCTGCTGCTCGCCGCCGCCGCGCTGGCGCTGGTGCGCGTGCTGCGCTGGCACGCCTGGCTGTGCCACGACCAGCCCGACCTGCTGGCGCTGCTGGCGGGCTACCTCTGGCTGATTGCCGGCTGGCTGCTGACCGGCGCCGCCTTGCTGGCGCAGCGCCCGGCCACCACCGCGCTGCACGCGATCACCGCCGGGGCGCTGGGCACGCTGACCCATACGGTGATGCTGCGCACGCGCATGTTCCGCGTCACCGGCAACACCTTGCACCTGCGCTGGGCCTACCTGGGCGCGCTGCTGCTGGGACTGGCGGCGCTGCTGCGCATCGGGGGCCAGGGCCCCGCGCCGCTGCTGGCCGCCAGCGTTCTGTGGAGCCTGGCCTACCTGCTGCTGGCGGGTGTGCTGCTGTGGCTGCGCAGCGCCCGGGCGCGCGCTGCCAAAAGCGCTTGAGCGCGCCGGCAGCGGGCCGATATCATGGCGGGCATGTTCACGAACCTCACGCCTTTTCTCACCCAATGGGCGATCACAGCGCTGGCGCTCTGGGTGGCAAGCTACATCTTCAAGGGCGTGAAGTTCGACAGCGCCGGCGCGCTGCTCGTCTCCGCGCTGCTGCTCGGGTTTGCCAACGCCATCGTGCGCCCGCTGCTCATCGTGCTCACGCTGCCGCTGACCCTCATCACCTTCGGCCTGTTTCTGCTGGTGATCAATGCGCTGGTCATCCTGCTGGTGTCGGCGCTGGTCAAGGGATTTCGGCTCTCGGGCTTCTGGACGGCGCTGTTCGCCAGCCTCTTCGTCTCGCTCTTGAGCATGCTGATCGGCGCGACGGTGACGGGGGGCGACCCGGCACTGCAGATCCAGATGCCGCAGGGTTCGGGCACCTGGCTCTGATCAGGCGCTTTGTGTCGAATAGCGCTCTATTGCGGCCAGCGCCTCGCGCATCGACTGGCGTGCCCGGCGCAGGTCGTACTCGCTCTGCAAGTTGAGCCAGCTCTGCGCCTCGGTGCCGAAAAACGCCGCCAGGCGCAGCGCGGTATCGGCGGTGATGCCGCGCTGCCCCTTGACGATTTCGTTGATGCGACGCGCAGGCACGCCAATCGCCTTGGCGATGCGGTACTGGCTGATGCCCATGGGGACGAGAAAGTCTTCCTGCAGGATCTCGCCCGGATGGGGCCATTGGGGATGCGTGGTCATACCAAATCCTTTCAGTGGTAGCCGACGATCTCGACCTGGCTAGCGTGCCCGTCCGACCAGAGGAAGCACAAGCGCCACTGGCTGTTGATGCGGATGCTGTATTGGCCTTTGCGGTCGCCGCGCAGCGCCTCCAGCCGATTGCCTGGCGGCACGCGCAAGAAGTCCAGCGATGTCGCCGCGTGCAGTTGCGCCAGGCGCCGCAGCGCCACCGCTTCAATGGCGACGAAACGCGCCACCCTTTTTTGCTCGAAGAGCGCTTTCGTGTCCGAACAGCGGAAATCGAGGATCATTGGCACCGATATTAACGGGCCGCAGTATTAACGTCAAACGTTATCAAACGGACGCGCGCCGCGCCGCAAACTCCACGAACCACGCGAGCGAGCCCGGGTTGGCCATGGCCTCGCGGTTCACCACCTTCTCGATCGTCTGGCCCAGCAGCAGCTTCTTGATCGGCAGCTCCTGCTTCTTGCCCGACAGCGTGCGCGGGATTTCCGGCACCTGAAAGATCTCGTTGGGCACGAAACGCGGGCTCAGCGAGCGGCGGATGGCGTCGTTGATGCGCGCCGTCAAAGCCTCGTCCAGCGCGTGGCCGGGGCGCAGCACGACGAACAGCGGCATCCAGCTCTCGCGGCCCAGGTATTCCAGGTCCACCACCATGGAGTCGAGCACCTCGGGCAGGGCCTCGACGGCGCTGTAGACCTCGCTCGTGCCCATGCGCAAGCCCTGGCGGTTGATGGTGGCGTCCGAGCGCCCGTAGATCACGCACCATTCGCCCTCGCCGTGCTCGTCGCCCACGCGCAGCCAGTCGCCATGACGCCAGACGCTGCCGGCCTCGGGGCCGAGGTCGCCGCCGCCGGGTTTGCGCCCATGCCCCGGCGGGTACATCTCGAAGTAGCTTGCCAGGTAGCGGGCCTTGCCCGGGTCGTTCCAGAAGGTGAGCGGCATCGAGGGAATCGGCTGGGTGCAGACCAGCTCGCCCACCTGGCCCTTGACCGGGCGGCCGGCATCGTCCCAGGCCTCGACCGCGGCGCCGAGCATGCGGCACTGCATCACGCCGGGGCGCTGCGGCAATTCGGGCGTGCCGGCGATGAAGCCGCCGGCGAAGTCGGTGCCGCCCGAGACGTTGAACCACCAGATGTCCTGCTGCGCGGGCGTCCTGGCGATGCGCCGGAACTGCTCCGTGCCCCATTGCTGCACCTCGGGCGAAAGCGGCGAGCCGGTGGTGCCGATGGCGCGGATGCGCGACAGGTCGCCGCACTGCGCCAGATCGACGCCCGCCTTGACGCAGCCCGCGTAGAAGGCCGCGCCCGAACCGAGGAAGGTGACGCCGTGGCGCGCGGCGAAGCGCCAGAGCGTGCCCCAGTCGGGCGCATCCCTGGGGCCGCCGGGGCTGCCGTCGAAGATCACGCAGGTGGTGCCGGTGAGCAGGCCGCCGACCTGGATGTTCCACATGATCCAGCCGGTGGAGGAATACCAGCAGAAGCGCTCGCCGAAATTGTTCGGCGCGTAGCTGCAGCCGACGTCGCTGTGCAGGCCGGTGGTCATGGACACGACGAGGATGCCGCCATGCGAATGCACGATGGGCTTGGGCAGGCCGGTGGTGCCGCTGGAATAGACGATCCACAGCGGATGATCAAAGTCCAGCCACAGCGGGGTGAACGCCGCGGTTTGTGCATCATTTCGGGCTGTAACGCTGGCCCAGTCTGCGCTGTCAGCTATGGTTTCAGTATCTTGCAGATGGCGCACCGCCAGCACGTGCTGCACGCTGGGCAGCTCGGCGCGCAGTTGAGCGACGGTGTCGCTGCGCTCCAGTGCGCGGCCCGCCCAGGTGACGCCGTCGACGGCGATCAGCACCTTGGGCTCGATCTGGCGCAAGCGGTCGAGCACCGCATGGCTGCCCATGTCGGGCGCGCACACGCTCCAGACTGCGCCGATGCTGGCGCAGGCGAGGAAGGCGACCATGGTCTCGGGAATGTTGGGCAGATAGGCGGCGATGCGGTCGCCGGGCTGCACGCCAACCTCCTGCAGGTGCAGCGCCAGCGCCGCCACCTGGCGGCGCAATTCGGGCCAGGAGAGTTCGCGCACGCGGCCGCGCTCGTCCTCGGCGATCAGGGCGGGCTGCCCGGCGGCATGGGCGGCATCGGTGTGGCGCAGCACCTGCTGCGCGTAGTTCACCTGCGCGCCGGGAAACCACTCTGCGCCGGGCATCACGTTCCTGCCCAGCGCCGCCCGGTGCGGGGTGGGGGATTGCAGATCGGCCCAGTCCCAGATGCTCTGCCAGAAGGCATCGAGCTCGGTGACCGACCACTGCCACAGCGCGTGGTAGTCGGCGAATTCGAGGCCGCGGCTGCGGCGCAGCCAGTCCTGATAGCGGCGGATCAGCGGGACGCAAGGGGGGAATGCAGGGGGCGTGGTCATCGCCGGATTATCGAAATCAAACCCCTGCTTGCCAATCGACGTGGACGCCCAGGCGACCCGCCGACGGGCAAAGAGGGCCGGTAAACCCCTGTTGAAATGAGAATGATTCTCATATATATTGACGCCCTACGCGAGTTCCACGAGGTAACCACCATGCAGGCCACGCCCAGGCACGAAGACGAGGCAAGGTACAACGATTGCGCGCAGATGCTGGTCAACGCCTGGCGCCAGACCATGGTGCATGGCATCGACTGTCCGCTGATCGCGCAGCAGTTTCGCTGCGGCTGCGGCGCGCAGGGGCGCGAGGTTTTCACCGCCTTTTGCACCTTCCTGTGCGCACTGGCGGTGGCGCAGCGCCGCTGCCTCACCGTCAACCCGCCGGGGCAGCACGCGCTGACCACCGACGAGGTGCGCATGCTCACGCTGGTGGCGGCCGCGCAGAACGACTGCCCCTCGACCCTGCAGGCGCACCTGAGCTGGCTGGCCTGGCGGCCGCTGCGCAAGACCCTGGAAGACAGCGTGCGCGAACTGGCCGCACTGCTGAGCAACAGCGGCCAGCGCCTGCCGATGCCGGTCTGAGAGCTTGAGAGGCAATCCCCCATGCCCGCCCTGCACGCCAAAACACCACCACTCTTCGTTGCAAATACTCGCCATGGCCCCAGCCATGACTGCGTTTTGCGTCTCGATTGGCGGCGTTTTGACGCGCCTTTCGGGCACGGACAATTTCCTCTCAAGCTCTGAGAGCCTGTCCACGCTTTTTTCGGGACAGCCCGCAAGGACGGCAGGCTGCAGGCCCCCCGGCGCGCAGGGCATGCGGAAGCGTCCGCCCCGCCGCGAACCGGCCGGCGCTCGCGGTGTCGGGGCATGCCTCCAGCGCCGCGGCGACGGGCCAGCCGCGGACAGGCAGGCGAACGGCCCGGGGCAGAGGCGCCCGACAGCCCCTGCGCCGCGCGCGCCCTGACGGCGGCCCCGTGCCAACAACCCTATTCCCTCACGGGATTCAGGGTTATACTATCGAGAATCATTCTCATTCACATAAGCATTCACAAATGTACCCGACCGAGCTGCCGGCCTCCCCCGTCCGCCCCCTCGACAGGCATCCCGCGGCCCGGCTGGCGGTCACGCTGGCCTGCGCCGGGGCCTGCGCGCTGGCCGGCGCCCAGCAGCCCCCCGCGCCCGGGGCCGCGCCCACCCTCGCGCCCGTGGTGGTCACCGGCACACGCAGCGAAAAACCGCTGGACGAGACGCCGATCCGCACCGAGGTGGTGGACGGCGCCGAAATTCAGCGCACCCACGCCCGCACGCTCAAGCAGGCGCTGGAGGACGTGCCCGGCCTGCAGCTGAGCGAGGTGCACGGCAAGTCGGGCTACGAGGTGTCGCTGCAGGGCCTGACCAGCGACCAGGTGCTGGTGCTGATCGACGGCCTGCCGATCACCGCCAGCACCGGCTCCACGGTGGACCTGAGCCAGTACCTGCTGACCGAGGTCGATCACGTCGAGGTGGTCAAGGGCGCGGCCTCGGCGCAGTACGGCAGCTCGGCCATGGGCGGGGTGATCAACGTCATCACGCGGCCGATAGCGCCCGGCTTCTCGGGCGAGGCGGTGCTGGACCTGGGCAGCCATGACGGACAGAACCCCTCGGGGCGCAGCCTGGACCCGGCCAGCCGCCATGCGCGCGTGCGCCTCGACGGCGGCAACGTCAATTGGCGCTACCGCCTCAGCGGCGACGTGCTGCACGACGCGGGCTTCGCCATCGACCCCTCGGCCTGGGCGCGCCAGGGCGACGCGGTGCGCCGCGGCCAGCTCGGCGCGCGGCTGGAATGGCTGCCCGCCGCATCCACCCGCCTGTGGCTGGACGCCAGCCGCTACCAGGAGAACGACAGCCAGCGCTTCAACTACTTCGCGCCGCCCAACGACGTGCCGCAAAGCAAGGACGAGGCGATCACCCGCAACCGCCTCGGCTGGGGCGGCCGCTGGCGCGGGGACGGCGGCCTGAGCGCCGAGGTCAAGGGCGTGTCCGAGCGCTACGCCAGCGACTCGGATACCTACTCCAACGCGTTTCTGCAGCAATCGCGCCAGGCCGCGCAGCGCACCGACCACGTCACCGCACAGGTGGATCTGCCCGCCTGGCGAAACCAGCTCTGGCAGTTCGGCCTGGACCTGCACCGCGAAAGCCTGGCGCAGAGCGCGGACGGCAGCACCGAACTGAGCGGCGGGCGCGTGCGCCGCGCGAGCAACGAGCTGTTCGCGCAGAACGACATCCTGTGGAGCGACACCTGGGAGCTGCTGCTGGGCCTGCGCGGCCAGCACGACTCGGACTTCGGCGCGCACTTCGCGCCCAAGGCCAGCCTGCGTGCCAAGCTCTGGGATGGCCCGGACTGGAAGGGCGCGCTGCGCGCCAGCTTCGGGCGCGGCTACCGCGTGCCCAACCTCAAGGAACGCTACTTCCTGTTTGACCACAGCGCGCTGGGCTACATGGTCATCGGCAACCCGAACCTGAAGCCGGAATCGTCCACCAGCCTGCAGCTGGGCGCACAGCTGTCGCTGCGCGAGCGCCTCAACCTGGACGTGAACCTGTTCGACAACCGCGTGAGCGACCTGATCCAGGTGGACGAGGCCAACGCCACCTCGGTCAACGGCATCACCCACTTCACCTACCAGAACATCGCCCGCGCGCGCACCCGCGGACTGGAGGCGCTGGCCACCTGGCGCGCGCACGCCGGCCTCAGGCTGCGCGCCGGCTACACCTTCACGCAGACGCGCAACCTCGATACCGGCACCGAGCTCACGCGCCGCCCGCGACAGAGCCTGCGGCTGGGGCTGGACTGGCAGCCCAGTCCCGCGGACACGCTGTCGCTGCGCGCGCGCTACCAGAGCAGCGAGCTGGTGGATACCGCCAGCGGTGGCCGCTCGCCGGCCTGGACCACGCTGGACCTGATGTTCAACCACCAGCTGGACCGGGCGACAACCGCCTTCGTCGGCGTGAACAACCTGTTCAACCGCCAGCGCAACTTCGGCGACCCGACCGACTTTGGTCCACTGGCCGGCCGCTTCGTCTATGCCGGCATCCGCCACGAATTCGGCAAGACGCCCTGATTTTTTTCCATGGAGACCTGAGGCATGAAACGCAAACCCCTGGCAATCACCGCCGCCGCCCTGGCGAGCGCACTGCTGGCCGCCTGCGGCGGCGGCAGCGACGACACCCCCGCACCCGAGCCGACGCCCACGAGCGCCTTCACCAAGAGCGCAAGCTGGAAGTTCGTGCTGCCCGACAGCGGCGGCTCGGTGTGCTACGACTTCGACGCCGGCGCCGAAGTGGCCGGCTGCGCCGGCAGCGCGTGGGACGTGAAGGTCACCAGCGGCGGGCGCTCGGCCACGCTGTGGACCAACAGCGGCACCAGCGGCCCCGGCAAGGGCGGCGCCTTCGGCGGGCCGTTCGACCACACCTGGACGGCGCTGTCGGTCTGGAAGGATGCGACCATCGACCCGGTGGACGGCGCACTGCCCGACGCGGTCTATTTCAAGGACAGCGTGCACGGCGCCTTCACGGGCGGCAATGCCATCGCCTCGGCGGCCTTCGAATACGACCTCAAGGGCGACCACCAGCTCTACCCCAACTACCGGGTGTTCCTGGTCACCTCCGACAGCAGCTCGGCCGACGCCACCGGCACCCCCGCGGCGCCGGTGTACGCGCTGCAGGTGACGGGCTACTACGGCGGACCGACCGGCGTGGCTTCGGGCTACGTGTCGCTGCGCTGGGTGGATCGCGCCGACCCCGCCAACGTGCGCACCGCCACGGTGGACGCGCGCAGCGACACCGACTGGGCCTACCTCGACCTGCAAAGCGGCACCATCACCAGTGCCAGCGGCCCATGGCACATCGCCTTCAACCGCTACAACATCAAGCTCAACGGCGGCGATTCGGGCAGTGGCAAGGTGGCCGGCTTCGTCGGCAAGACGCCGGCCGGCTTCTACGGCGCCGACGGCCAGCCGGTGGTCGAGCGCTTTGCCAGCGCCAAGCCGGCCGACACCCTGGCCGACCTGACCGCCGCCGACATCGCCGTGCCCGCGGCCGCCAACAAATGGGTGGCCGACAGCTTCCATTCGCTGCTCGGCCCCGACTACCGCGGCGCCTACCCCAACCCGCTCGATTTCGGCTGGTACAGCTACTACCCGACCGAGGCGGGGGCCACCGCCGTGGGCCTGCACCAGCACATGCTCAAACCCAACCCCGAGGCGGCCACGCTGGTCCGTTCGGGCGAAGGCAACAGCTACGCGCGCATGCACGTGACCGACATCGCCTACGCCCCGGCCGACCCGCCCTACGCTGGCGCGCAGACCTGGACCATCGCCTTCGACGTCCAGCCGCCGAAGTAAGCCGGCGCGCACCCGCGCCACGCACCGCCGACCACGTCCCGGCGGCCGTGCCCAACCCTGTCGTCCAAAGGAAACCCCATGACCGAAACCGCATCCCCCGCTGCCACCGCGGCCGCACTGAAACAATCCTGGAGCGCGCTGCGCACCGCCGAGCCCGAGCTGTACGCGCGCACCATCGCCCAGCGCCTCGCGGTGAGCGAAGGCGAACTCGTCGCCTGCCGCACCGGCGACGGCGTCACCCGCCTGCACACGCAGGACTGGGGCGACATCTTCCGCGGCCTGCGCGCCGTGGGCCGCGTGATGGTGCTCACGCGCAACGAGCATTGCGTGCACGAGAAAAAAGGCTGGTTCGAGGGCGTGAACCTGGGCCAGGCCATGGGCGCCGTGGTGGGCGGCGCGATCGATCTGCGCGTGTTCCTCACGCACTTCAAGCATGGCTACGCGGTCACCGAAGAGCGCCAGGGCCAGCGGCGCGAGAGCCTGCAGTTCTTCGACGCCGACGGCACCGCCGTGCACAAGGTGTATCGGCTGGAGCAGACCGACGCCGCCGCCTGGCAGCAGCTGCTGGCGCGCCATACCGCGCCCGACCAGACCCCGGGCATGGCGGTGCAGCCCGTCGTTGACCCGCTGTCGCACCTGCTGCGCGACGAGGAGGTGGACACCCAGGCCCTGCGCGAAGGCTGGCGCACCATGGGCTATGGGCCGCATGAGTTCTATGGCCTGCTCAAGCGCCTGAAGACCACGCGCCTGCAGGCACTGCACGTGGCCGGCAGCGAGTTCGCGCGCCGCGCCGGCCAGAACGCAGCCGAACGCGTGCTCACCGAGGCCGCGCGCACCGGCCTGCC
This portion of the Comamonas flocculans genome encodes:
- a CDS encoding DUF3617 domain-containing protein, with protein sequence MTAMRALLTLLLLALGSSLALAQDIKLKPGLWEVQGSMKTSSGRLEAAMAQMQAELAKMPPEQRRQMEQMMRANGMGAGGNAMNHTVKICMTQKDVDLDQIKSSDDCTHKVRRSGPKTLQMSFQCTGSDGSGPSSGEGTVNLDSPTAYRGQYKMRTTADGQPEQMDFSQQGKWLSADCGKVKPLGQQ
- a CDS encoding NnrS family protein, with amino-acid sequence MAAAPPAARSTRGARSAWHFPGSYWFPLAALYGAIVLPWSVLGQIGLLPAPAALRTGLGHAHEMLFGFALAVVAGYTLKPGTMGRSALLLLAWALARLAFVLAPASRVAFGLNGLFVAGLALLVAPTYLRASKWSNRSVALVIGALALALLAFHLAGQAGGRHSAVLVAVLLLSTLMFFMGGRILAPAVAGHVRTRRAPLVHVVQPALELAVLCLLGAAVLLAAGGIAWGMRLAGALLLAAAALALVRVLRWHAWLCHDQPDLLALLAGYLWLIAGWLLTGAALLAQRPATTALHAITAGALGTLTHTVMLRTRMFRVTGNTLHLRWAYLGALLLGLAALLRIGGQGPAPLLAASVLWSLAYLLLAGVLLWLRSARARAAKSA
- a CDS encoding phage holin family protein — its product is MFTNLTPFLTQWAITALALWVASYIFKGVKFDSAGALLVSALLLGFANAIVRPLLIVLTLPLTLITFGLFLLVINALVILLVSALVKGFRLSGFWTALFASLFVSLLSMLIGATVTGGDPALQIQMPQGSGTWL
- a CDS encoding HigA family addiction module antitoxin — protein: MTTHPQWPHPGEILQEDFLVPMGISQYRIAKAIGVPARRINEIVKGQRGITADTALRLAAFFGTEAQSWLNLQSEYDLRRARQSMREALAAIERYSTQSA
- a CDS encoding type II toxin-antitoxin system RelE/ParE family toxin produces the protein MILDFRCSDTKALFEQKRVARFVAIEAVALRRLAQLHAATSLDFLRVPPGNRLEALRGDRKGQYSIRINSQWRLCFLWSDGHASQVEIVGYH
- a CDS encoding acetoacetate--CoA ligase, with the translated sequence MTTPPAFPPCVPLIRRYQDWLRRSRGLEFADYHALWQWSVTELDAFWQSIWDWADLQSPTPHRAALGRNVMPGAEWFPGAQVNYAQQVLRHTDAAHAAGQPALIAEDERGRVRELSWPELRRQVAALALHLQEVGVQPGDRIAAYLPNIPETMVAFLACASIGAVWSVCAPDMGSHAVLDRLRQIEPKVLIAVDGVTWAGRALERSDTVAQLRAELPSVQHVLAVRHLQDTETIADSADWASVTARNDAQTAAFTPLWLDFDHPLWIVYSSGTTGLPKPIVHSHGGILVVSMTTGLHSDVGCSYAPNNFGERFCWYSSTGWIMWNIQVGGLLTGTTCVIFDGSPGGPRDAPDWGTLWRFAARHGVTFLGSGAAFYAGCVKAGVDLAQCGDLSRIRAIGTTGSPLSPEVQQWGTEQFRRIARTPAQQDIWWFNVSGGTDFAGGFIAGTPELPQRPGVMQCRMLGAAVEAWDDAGRPVKGQVGELVCTQPIPSMPLTFWNDPGKARYLASYFEMYPPGHGRKPGGGDLGPEAGSVWRHGDWLRVGDEHGEGEWCVIYGRSDATINRQGLRMGTSEVYSAVEALPEVLDSMVVDLEYLGRESWMPLFVVLRPGHALDEALTARINDAIRRSLSPRFVPNEIFQVPEIPRTLSGKKQELPIKKLLLGQTIEKVVNREAMANPGSLAWFVEFAARRASV
- a CDS encoding TonB-dependent receptor plug domain-containing protein, which gives rise to MYPTELPASPVRPLDRHPAARLAVTLACAGACALAGAQQPPAPGAAPTLAPVVVTGTRSEKPLDETPIRTEVVDGAEIQRTHARTLKQALEDVPGLQLSEVHGKSGYEVSLQGLTSDQVLVLIDGLPITASTGSTVDLSQYLLTEVDHVEVVKGAASAQYGSSAMGGVINVITRPIAPGFSGEAVLDLGSHDGQNPSGRSLDPASRHARVRLDGGNVNWRYRLSGDVLHDAGFAIDPSAWARQGDAVRRGQLGARLEWLPAASTRLWLDASRYQENDSQRFNYFAPPNDVPQSKDEAITRNRLGWGGRWRGDGGLSAEVKGVSERYASDSDTYSNAFLQQSRQAAQRTDHVTAQVDLPAWRNQLWQFGLDLHRESLAQSADGSTELSGGRVRRASNELFAQNDILWSDTWELLLGLRGQHDSDFGAHFAPKASLRAKLWDGPDWKGALRASFGRGYRVPNLKERYFLFDHSALGYMVIGNPNLKPESSTSLQLGAQLSLRERLNLDVNLFDNRVSDLIQVDEANATSVNGITHFTYQNIARARTRGLEALATWRAHAGLRLRAGYTFTQTRNLDTGTELTRRPRQSLRLGLDWQPSPADTLSLRARYQSSELVDTASGGRSPAWTTLDLMFNHQLDRATTAFVGVNNLFNRQRNFGDPTDFGPLAGRFVYAGIRHEFGKTP
- a CDS encoding HmuY family protein, which translates into the protein MKRKPLAITAAALASALLAACGGGSDDTPAPEPTPTSAFTKSASWKFVLPDSGGSVCYDFDAGAEVAGCAGSAWDVKVTSGGRSATLWTNSGTSGPGKGGAFGGPFDHTWTALSVWKDATIDPVDGALPDAVYFKDSVHGAFTGGNAIASAAFEYDLKGDHQLYPNYRVFLVTSDSSSADATGTPAAPVYALQVTGYYGGPTGVASGYVSLRWVDRADPANVRTATVDARSDTDWAYLDLQSGTITSASGPWHIAFNRYNIKLNGGDSGSGKVAGFVGKTPAGFYGADGQPVVERFASAKPADTLADLTAADIAVPAAANKWVADSFHSLLGPDYRGAYPNPLDFGWYSYYPTEAGATAVGLHQHMLKPNPEAATLVRSGEGNSYARMHVTDIAYAPADPPYAGAQTWTIAFDVQPPK
- a CDS encoding hemin-degrading factor translates to MTETASPAATAAALKQSWSALRTAEPELYARTIAQRLAVSEGELVACRTGDGVTRLHTQDWGDIFRGLRAVGRVMVLTRNEHCVHEKKGWFEGVNLGQAMGAVVGGAIDLRVFLTHFKHGYAVTEERQGQRRESLQFFDADGTAVHKVYRLEQTDAAAWQQLLARHTAPDQTPGMAVQPVVDPLSHLLRDEEVDTQALREGWRTMGYGPHEFYGLLKRLKTTRLQALHVAGSEFARRAGQNAAERVLTEAARTGLPIMVFVGSPGLVQIHSGPVRSIKPMGPWLNVLDEDFNLHLRLDQVAESWVVKKPTADGPVTSLELYDAQGGQIVQFFGQRLPGRPEIEAWTQLADGLASAEPALA